The Lasioglossum baleicum unplaced genomic scaffold, iyLasBale1 scaffold0021, whole genome shotgun sequence genome contains a region encoding:
- the LOC143219134 gene encoding uncharacterized protein LOC143219134, translating into MAAGGEEAAVPEAPWYAKFFEHWRNRNRVGPGKVELPDCDFFIVGPRRTLRILRPTLKSGWYYENTNDRPESIADNFFTRWSRRPHSSGNCRCSFRQSRRLSTTEEQILSAELNRIRTSLCEADTNERAIEELEQRVSINLQRLKTPENQQPKADEKVVTAASIEETIVNDQPLDEQTIKNKIVKDLEKYINVLLEEILDDTVKYIAGAEDTLLKDASDSKKKKDCAPRSDENKGSSDERKSTSERYIGNEESFNDISFSFHPDRIDKTQKDSECRNEILSNGEGYVNRGFIGSSIDPDSLDFYLRRSIGTEVTLEQLDCIDSGINSVETIEFQPDQEPSLEQSLLRIIDEKLGRSLPLRNSWEDLCSTGGQDNDPQGQPTKRTDEEVIPRSGKQLSNDGGTERSEVTGKNDAESGEPQDPSVQTAGGIDISPDNLEGREPAVDLKELEEIVNEPSFENLRLEFKDNGNEPSLKQKKGNAMSKLWGKLCVNPAESNESMEKSNNPNEKVPAFQVKKEAASIELEDCKIMWPDIEETSSAGYQQNPCDLVTFRRNRKPMIVFIHGFGSSAEIFEHQLRYFSALGYPCIAPDMLGHGMSSAPSRSRDYHFNKLLKDLDTVLCHYAFKPGQKCVLVAHNYGCSFAAALACKYDSNIHQLVLISGGGPTPLAAPSTESAGHCCLRAILAPFLMCGLHRDILYSARGRQHPYCGSEPPEQWPSHMKYILDGMVWPDGDYVFHRRICTPTLLIHGLRDNKVSLVQECQMERTMLKAFLEAIPSAGHTPMTDCPEQVNHMIHCFIDLWKNKKW; encoded by the exons ATGGCTGCGGGCGGAGAAGAAGCAGCGGTACCGGAGGCACCGTGGTATGCCAAATTCTTCGAGCACTGGAGGAATAGAAATCGAGTAGGTCCGGGCAAGGTAGAGCTTCCCGACTGTGACTTCTTCATCGTTGGACCACGTCGAACCTTGCGAATCTTGAGGCCGACCTTGAAGAGCGGTTGGTACTATGAGAACACCAACGACAGACCTGAATCCATCGCAGACAATTTCTTCACTCGTTGGTCGAGGAGACCGCATTCGTCTGGGAACTGTAGGTGTTCTTTTCGACAGTCTCGTCGCTTGAGCACCACCGAGGAACAAATTCTATCCGCGGAGTTGAACAGAATTAGAACAAGTCTCTGCGAAGCTGACACGAACGAACGAGCGATCGAGGAGTTGGAGCAGAGGGTGTCGATCAATTTGCAGAGGTTGAAAACACCCGAAAATCAACAGCCAAAAGCGGATGAGAAGGTCGTAACGGCCGCGAGCATCGAAGAAACAATCGTGAATGATCAACCGCTGGATGAACAAACGATCAAGAATAAAATCGTGAAGGATTTAGAGAAGTATATTAACGTGCTGCTCGAAGAGATTCTCGACGACACTGTGAAATACATCGCCGGCGCGGAAGACACGCTTCTCAAAGATGCATCGgattcgaagaagaagaaggattgCGCGCCGCGATCAGACGAAAATAAAGGGAGCTCCGATGAAAGGAAATCGACGAGCGAAAGGTATATCGGTAACGAAGAATCATTCAACGATATAAGCTTCTCCTTCCATCCAGATAGGATCGACAAAACGCAGAAGGACTCTGAATGCAGGAACGAAATCTTAAGTAACGGGGAGGGATACGTTAATCGGGGGTTCATCGGTTCCTCGATCGATCCGGATTCCTTGGATTTCTACTTGCGCCGATCAATCGGCACGGAAGTCACCTTGGAACAATTGGATTGCATCGATTCGGGGATAAACAGCGTCGAAACGATCGAGTTCCAGCCGGATCAGGAGCCTAGCCTGGAACAATCTCTGCTGAGAATCATCGATGAGAAACTCGGCAGATCGTTGCCTCTGAGGAACAGTTGGGAGGACTTGTGCAGCACAGGTGGCCAGGACAACGATCCTCAGGGCCAGCCGACAAAGAGAACGGATGAGGAGGTGATTCCGAGAAGTGGCAAGCAGCTGAGCAACGATGGAGGCACAGAGAGATCGGAGGTCACTGGGAAGAATGATGCGGAAAGCGGCGAGCCGCAGGATCCGAGCGTTCAAACCGCTGGGGGAATCGATATCTCGCCGGATAATCTTGAGGGTAGAGAGCCAGCGGTGGATCTCAAGGAGCTAGAGGAAATTGTTAACGAGCCCAGTTTCGAGAATCTGCGGCTGGAATTCAAGGACAACGGCAACGAGCCGTCCTTGAAGCAGAAGAAGGGTAACGCGATGTCGAAGCTTTGGGGAAAGTTGTGCGTGAATCCGGCCGAGTCCAACGAGTCTATGGAAAAGAGTAATAACCCGAATGAAAAAGTGCCGGCATTCCAGGTGAAGAAAGAGGCGGCTTCCATCGAGCTCGAAGATTGCAAAATTATGTGGCCGGACATCGAGGAGACCTCCTCGGCCGGCTACCAACAGAATCCCTGCGATTTGGTCACCTTTAGGAGAAATCGGAAACCGATGATCGTATTCATTCATGGATTCGGCTCGTCCGCAGAAATCTTCGAACATCAGCTCCGATATTTCTCTGCTCTGGGATATCCTTGCATCGCACCGGATATGCTGGGACACGGCATGAGTTCGGCACCTAGTCGATCCAGAGATTATCACTTTAACAAGCTCCTGAAGGATCTTGATACGGTCTTGTGTCACTACGCTTTCAAGCCCGGGCAGAAGTGCGTCCTGGTAGCCCACAATTACGG ATGCAGTTTCGCAGCTGCCTTGGCCTGTAAATACGATAGTAATATACATCAACTAGTCTTAATATCCGGAGGTGGACCAACTCCTTTAGCAGCACCCAGCACAGAAAGCGCCGGTCACTGTTGCCTCAGAGCGATCCTCGCTCCTTTCCTAATGTGTGGCCTTCACAGAGACATATTATATTCCGCGAGGGGCCGCCAACACCCTTACTGTGGTTCCGAGCCACCGGAACAATGGCCCTCGCACATGAAATACATTTTGGACGGTATGGTTTGGCCGGATGGAGACTACGTTTTCCATAGAAGGATATGCACACCGACGCTTCTTATACATGGCCTAAGGGACAATAAAGTATCGCTCGTGCAGGAATGCCAAATGGAAAGG aCCATGCTAAAAGCTTTCTTGGAAGCGATACCATCGGCCGGCCATACACCTATGACTGACTGTCCGGAGCAAGTGAATCACATGATACACTGTTTTATAGatttatggaaaaataaaaagtgGTAG
- the LOC143219151 gene encoding coiled-coil domain-containing protein 124, with protein MPKKFVGENSKAVAARARKAAAKEAETTRKAMEAEEKAWQDDDKQMLKKKQRQEEQEKKRQQQLEKKAEAKALLEQEMATIKVGGKQPAAKITRAEIVVATEKRSQAAMKKKEDEKPIEENFNRLTIEGETAHGIDEALTILSTKEPEIDRHPEKRVKAAYASFEERMMPIIKEQNPTLRLSQLKQLLKKEWMKSTENPLNQKLLLNR; from the exons ATGCCGAAAAAATTTGTCGGAGAAAATAGCAAAGCTGTCGCTGCTAGGGCGAGGAAGGCAGCTGCGAAGGAAGCTGAAACTACAAGAAAAGCTATGGAAGCGGAAGAAAAGGCTTGGCAAGATGACGATAAACAAATGTTAAAGAAAAAACAAAGACAG GAGGAACAGGAGAAAAAACGTCAgcaacaattagaaaagaaggcAGAAGCGAAAGCTTTGCTCGAGCAAGAAATGGCAACTATAAAAGTAGGTGGCAAGCAACCCGCTGCGAAAATTACCAGAGCTGAGATTGTGGTTGCAACGGAGAAACGAAGTCAAGCAgcgatgaaaaagaaagaggatgAAAAACCAATCGAAGAGAACTTTAATAGATTAACAATTGAAGGAGAAACTGCACATGGTATAGACGAAGCCTTGACTATTTTAAG TACGAAGGAACCGGAAATCGATCGCCATCCAGAGAAACGCGTGAAAGCCGCGTACGCCAGTTTCGAGGAAAGGATGATGCCTATTATCAAAGAACAAAATCCGACGTTAAGGTTAAGTCAATTAAAACAACTACTGAAGAAGGAATGGATGAAATCCACCGAGAATCCATTGAATCAAAAATTGCTGCTGAACCGCTGA
- the LOC143219153 gene encoding UPF0235 protein C15orf40 homolog — MTCYSGNTCLHKRILQHLISIREMSKQASKKSGKIQKATANEEPKGPVSVDKNGNVTIKIQAKPGAKHNNITDISEDVVGVAISAPPVEGEANTELVKYLASVLGMRKSDVSLDRGSRSRQKVVVVSGGTTVEKVLEKLKGEMGT; from the exons ATGACGTGCTACTCTGGAAATACGTGTTTGCATAAAAGGATTTTACAGCATTTAATAAGTATTCGTGAAATGTCGAAGCAGGCCTCGAAGAAAAGTGGAAAAATTCAAAAAGCAACAGCTAACGAG GAACCTAAAGGGCCTGTGAGTGTAGACAAAAATGGAAATGTTACTATAAAAATTCAAGCGAAGCCTGGAGCTAAACATAATAATATAACGG ACATTTCTGAGGATGTTGTGGGTGTCGCCATATCTGCTCCTCCTGTCGAAGGCGAGGCGAACACAGAACTTGTAAAATACTTAGCGTCCGTATTAGGAATGCGAAAGTCGGACGTGTCCTTGGATAGA GGATCCCGAAGTCGACAAAAAGTTGTTGTGGTATCTGGTGGTACTACAGTGGAGAAagttttggaaaaattgaaagggGAAATGGGAACTTGA